The DNA sequence CGGGGGGCTCCACCTTGACGACGTCGGCGCCGAGGTCGGCGAGCAGCCGGCCGGCGAGCGCGCCGCGCAGGTCGGTCAGGTCGACGACGCTCAGGTGGGCCAGGGGGCCGGGCATGCCGCAAGGCGCATAGCACGGGGCCGGGCCCCGCGCCCAGCGCCCCGCCAGCCCTCACAGCGAGTGCGCTCACGGGCTTCCAGGGCCGCTTCTCCCTTCTTCGCGTGTTGCGGTCCACCACGCCTCCGAGGCATTGGGATAGATTTGATGGCGGCAGAGAAACACACCTTCGCCGATCTGCGCCTGATTCCCCGCCTGCGCACGGCGACGCTGATCCTTCTCGGCATCGTGCCGCTCTTCCTGGCGCTCGACCTCCGCTACCAGCGCGCGCGACTCCCGGGCCTGCTCGTCTTCTACGGACTCCACGTCGTCGTGGCGGGCGCCGCGCTGCTCGCCACCTTCACCCGCGCCGGCAAGCGGCGGCCCGACCGCGTGACGTTGCTGCTCATCGTCGGCGTCGCGACGAACATCAACGCGTACTTCCACCGCACGCCGGCCAATCCGGCCCTGGCGGCCGATGTGCTCACCCTCCTCATGATGAGCTCGGCAATGTTTTTTTCGTGGAGCCCCGTCCGGCATCTCATCGTCTGCGTGGTGACGTGCGGCGGCTTCGCGCTCGCGGGGCTGACGGTGCCCGACGCGCCGCCCGCGTTCGGCTACGCCCTCGGCGTGCTCGTGCTCGGCGCCATCGTTGCGACCACCGGGAGCCGCGTCCTCGGCCGCTACCGCGAGAACCTCGCCCGGCGCCAGGCGGAGCTCGCCGAGCTGTCGATGCGCCTCATGTCCATGCTGGAGGAGGAGCGCCGCCGGCTGTCCCGCGACCTGCACGAAGGCATCGGTCAATCGCTGGCGGCGGTCTCCGCCTACGTCCAGGC is a window from the Deltaproteobacteria bacterium genome containing:
- a CDS encoding sensor histidine kinase, yielding MAAEKHTFADLRLIPRLRTATLILLGIVPLFLALDLRYQRARLPGLLVFYGLHVVVAGAALLATFTRAGKRRPDRVTLLLIVGVATNINAYFHRTPANPALAADVLTLLMMSSAMFFSWSPVRHLIVCVVTCGGFALAGLTVPDAPPAFGYALGVLVLGAIVATTGSRVLGRYRENLARRQAELAELSMRLMSMLEEERRRLSRDLHEGIGQSLAAVSAYVQAIEQQLPPALGELRARAADARRLAARTVAQLRELAQLLRPSVLDDYGLMPSLQTCLKDFQERHGVTATLSSEGVPERLPASIETAIYRVVQEALTNVARHARARHVRVALAAERGELRLRVDDDGVGLPPDGRFPGTGLIGIRERVQALGGSVTIASRAGTSLVVQLPLRGDRAA